The Thermodesulfobacteriota bacterium DNA segment CAACTTGTCATCCCCGGGCTATATTTTCATTATTATCTCTCTGTTTAAGCCCGTGAACCCCGAAGAGGGAGCGGAACCCGGAGTCTGGAATGAGGATCGGCCGGGGATAATTTTGTCGCGACGGATCGTTTCCGGGATTCAGCCAAGTCCTTCGCTGGATTTCTCGAACTCGGGCTGCGCCCTCGGACAGCGAGAAATCCTCTATACCGATTCCAAATCAAAGCGCTCTCTTCGTTGGCTGCGTCGTCGGCTCCTCGGCGTATTGCCAATACGCCTGCGTCGCCTCCTCCTGGCCGCCTTGAGATCATCTTTGATTTGAAATCGGTATGCGCTCAGCCCTTTTCTGAATTATTCCCCGGAAACGATCAATGTCGCTCCTAAAATCATCCCGGCCGATCCTCTCCATCATGCCCGGCCTCATGCGGCGCCTGAGCTTCCCAGACAGAGCGCCCTCGTAAAAATTACTTGTAGTTAGGAGATATTATGAGTAAGTTTTTGGGAACGGAGATGAAAACGCACTGTCTGTCCACTTGAATAATTTTTTGGGACACAGAACCATGCAACGCAAAGAAGACAGCCAGGGCGGGCGCGTTTCTATTAACCATCTTTACGAAATTCGGTGGAAGCCCTGGCTGCTTTGGTTGCCGCCGATATGGATCCCCGAGCCCCGGGCCTGACTTTTTACGGAGGATTTTGATGAAGAATTTTAATGTTACGTTTGCGGTCGTAATCTGCGTATGTCTTGGTTTTGTTTTTACCGGATGTGCCAAAAGACAAATGTTCGGAACGGCGCCGGCGGCCGCGCGGGCGGAGTCCATGACCCGGGCAATGGCCCCGGAACAGGCGGCGGACTTCCGGGCTGACCGGATGATGATCTGGCGGGCCTCTCTGACCGTTGAGGTCTATGATATCGCCGAAGCCGTGAACAAGGCCGTGGCCATCGCCGAGGAATTTTCCGGATACGTGGAATACAAGTCCGACAGCGGCGAAGAATCCGCATCCCTCCGGCTGCGGGTTCCGGCGGACCGGCTTAAAAACGCCGTCGGCGCCGTCGAGTCTCTGGGCAAGGTCAAGGACCGGACCATGGCCGGCGAGGATGTGACGGAGCAGTTTATCGACGTGGAAGCCCGTCTGAAGAACCGGATCGAGCTTCGCGACCGTTTGCGGCAGCTCCTTGCCAAGGCCGTTGACGTCAAGGATATTGTCGCCATTGAAACGGAACTTAACCGGGTACAGTCCGATATCGACGCCATGGAGGGAAAAATCAAATCGCTCAAAGGGCAGGTCGATTACGCCACCGTGAATGTCACCTTTCAGCGGCAGAAGATTCTCGGGCCTCTGGGGTACCTGTTCAAGGGGCTGTGGTGGGGCATCGAGAAGCTGTTCGTCATCCGGTAAGAATCCCCGGTGATACACGCCGTGGTTTGATTGGGAATATAACGGGTAGCCGGGATATTTTTTCACGATATTTTTATGTCTGTTTTATTTGTCGGGGAGCGGGGAGTGGATAGAGGCAAGAACGGTTTAAATGCAGTGCTGCCGGTTTTCCTGTTTTTCGTTTTTGCCGTTATCCTCACCTGGCCCCTGCTGCTTTACAGTCGCACCTGCCTGCCCATCGGCACCGAGCGGACCACCACCATTCCGCTGTTCGGCCTCTGGTCCCTGCTCTGGGACGCCGACCGGGCCGGGCATCTGTTCCAAGGCTACTGGGACGCGCCGATCTTTTATCCGACCAGGGGGACGTTTGCTTTTTGCGAGACCATGCTTCCCCAGGGTCTCTTTCTGGCGGCCGGGCTGATTCTTTCCGGAGATCCGCTGCCGGTTTACAACCTCATGCTCCTGGTGTGCCTGTCCTTAAACGGTCTGGCCGCCTTCAGCCTGTCCCGCGTCCTCGGCGTCAGTGGTCTGCCAGCCATGCTGACCGGCCTGTTCGCCGTGGCGCTGCCCTACGCGGCTACTGAACTGGGCGTCTGCCAGTTGATCGTTCTCTTTCCCGTATTTTATTTTTTTGCCCGGCTATATCAATTCAGCCGTCAGCCGGAACTGAAGCAGGCCCTGCTGATGGGATTGTGGGCCGCGATCCTGGCGCTGTGCTGCAGTTACTACGGTCTATTTCTGTCGGTCTTTGCCGTTCTGGGGGCGGTCTGTTTTTTTAATCGAAAGATGATTTCCGGCCGGGCCGTTTTTTATCTGCTCGCTGGTATCGGCCTGGCCGTTCTTCTAACCCTGCCGGTCCTGCTTCCCCAGTATCTGATTACATCCCGGTTCAGCCATGGTTCCGCGATTTTTCATATGAACAGCTGCCGGCCGGCCGATTACCTGGCCCTGTCGCCGTTATTCCGGGGCGCCGGTGCCATGCCGTGGCTGGGGTCCAGGGACGCGGTCCGTCCCATGTATCCGGGGACCGGCCTGCTGCTCCTGGCACTTGGCGGCCTTTGGTTTGGCCGGAACCGGGCCCCTCGATGGGTCCTGTTCTGCGCCCTGGGCGCCGTTCTGGCGATGATCCTGAGCATGGCGGGCAATATCGAGATCGCCGGCCGGAATTTACTGGAGCTGCTTCAGCAATTTTATCCGGGATTCAAACAGCTGCGAAACGCCTTCCGATTCGGCGGTTTTGTTCAGATTTTTCTGGTCGGCCTGATCGGTTTTACTCTTGAAAAGATTTATCATTTAAAAGAGAACCGGGGAAAACTGCTGCTGCCGCTGATCATGCTGCTAAGCATCCTGGAAGTCCTGCCCGTTACGCAGATTCGTCCGGTCCCGGATGACTCGTTCTCGGCGGCCTGGTCCGATTTTCTCAAGACACAGCCGGCCGGTCCCGCCCTGATGCTCCCCATGGCTGCCGAAGACCTGCGGGTGGATTACAATTATCTGCCGATTGTGGTCGGCATGATCCATGCCCTGGATCATGGCAAGCCGCTGGTTAACGGTATGTCGACCTTTCGGCCGGCGGGGTATCTGGAGGTGAAGGAGAAAATGAAGCGTTTCCCGGATCCGGCCAGTCTGGCCTGCCTGCGCGACATCGGGGTCGCCTATCTGATCATTGATAAGAACATCCTGAATGACGGTCTGTCCGGACAACTGGCGGGAATGCCGGATTTTCAGCTGTTGTATGCGGACGGGATGAAGAGCATCTATCGCCTTATTTCCGATTGATCCCCAGAATGCTTAAGAAAAAGCTGGACAGGACGATCTGGCATCCCAGGATCATGGCCAGGACCGAGGGAACGACCAGCCGCAGGGTCTGCTGGGGATCCAGGTTGCCAAAGGAAACGCTTTCCCAGACACCCACGGCGTAAAGGGATCCGGCCAGGCCCAGGAGAAAAAGAAGACAGCCGGCGATGAGCCCGCGTTCCAGGGTAAAGACGGTGAACAGGCGGTTAAAGACCGGGTCCGGGGGCTGGAGATTCTCCGTCAGGGCGAAGATTTTATAGAAGGCGGCGAACAGGATCGATTGGAATCCGATAAACACCGCGGCCGAGCAGTAGAGCAGGGTGTGGATGTCCAGGGTCACCCCGGCCACGGTGCGGGGACCGGGCAGGAGCCAGGCTCCCAGCGCCAGACCAACGGCAAGCAGCGACAGGCCGGGATAGAAGAAAAGCCATTTGGGGCTGTAGATCAGCATGAACCGCAGATGCCGCCAGCCGTCACGCCAGGTTCGCAGGTGCGGTTTCCGGCTTCGCCCGTCCGGGGAGAGCGTCGTGGGCACTTCCACGATGCGCAGGTTTTGCAGCCTGGCCTTGATGATCATTTCGCTGGCAAATTCCATTCCGGTGGTGCGCAGGTCCAGGGCCGCGATGGCCGCCTTGCGGAACCCTCTCAGGCCACAGTGAAAGTCACCCACCGGCGCCTTGAAGAAGAGCCGGCCGATGCCGGTCAGCACGGGGTTGCCCAGGTATTTGTGGAGGAATGGCATGGCCTGGGGGAAGATCCCTCCCTCGAAGCGGTTACCGATGACCAGGTCGAATCCCTGGCGCAGCTTGTCGATAAACGGGGTCAGCCCGGAAAAGTCGTAGCTTCCGTCGGCGTCGCCCATGATGACCCATTCGCCGACGGCCGCGGTAATGCCGCCCGCCAGGGCGCTGCCGTAACCTTTTTCCGTTATCTCCACTACCCGGGCGCCGGCTGCCGCCGCGATGGCCCGGGATTGGTCGGTGCTGCCGTTATCGGCGACGACAATTTCTCCGTTGATACCTGTTTCCGACAGGTATCGCCGGGCCTGCTCGACGCAGCCGGCAATGGTTTCGGCTTCATTGAGGCAGGGCATGACAATGGAGAGTTCAATTTTATTGTCGGATGGCGGCATCAGCATCTCTGTTATGATTGTCTTTTTCTAACAAGACCGGCCCGGGGTGTCAATGTTTTTGGCGGGTTGGGGGGATAGCGCCTGGCATTTCGGCAATGATTCCCGGCCGCCGGTTTTTGAGGTGGATTTTTTCGCGGCAACCGGATATTTTCATGTCAAAATATTTTTTATCAGCAGGAGAATGACAAGATGGCGGAACAGCCGAAAAAAGAAGACTGGGTGTATGTGGCCATAGAGAGTGCCGGTAACAGTGAAGGATACGCGGGATACCGGGATGCGCCTTCAAACGTTTTTTATATACCGGCTTTTTATGATAAAGACGCGGCCCAAGACTGTTTGATCAACCTTCCCCGGGAAAAGGGGAAAAAATATGAAGTCCAGGCGGTTCTGTTCGAAGCCCTGGCAGGGGACGCCGCCGTCAACGGTTTTATGATCTTCATGCTGGACAAGGAAGGCCATGTGCTGCTGAAGATTGATCCGGCCTCCGCGACCGGATGATGGCCGACTTTATCTGAATTTTCAAGCCAGTTTTTTACCGGCGCCGGGTCCGGGAGCCAGACCGTAAATTTCATCAATCTTCAGGATGACCACGCCTTTTGACTTCAGCGGGACGCCGACCTTATTGCCCAGATCCTCGATCCAGCGGGCGATTTCCTCGTACCGTGGGCCGCTGGTTTCTATGGTAACCGTGCCTTTCAACTGATACCCTTCATGACCTTCCCAGAAAGAGACCGCCGCCCTGGGGTTGGCTTTCAGGTTGGCCAGGGTCTTGTTGAAAAACTGATCGGATATCAGGATGGTTTCATCATCGATCACTTTTTTTGCTCCCACCGGCACGGCATTGGGCATACCGTCACCCGTTGCCGTTGAAAGAACCGCCGTGGGAACGGTTTCAAACAGTTTACGCATACGCTCCGTCATTTTTGCCATAACCTGACCTCCTTCTGCTGATTAAGAAATGGGTAGAGAAATTTTTCGTTCCGTTTGATAGCTATAACACAATGCCGACAGGTGCTGTCAACTCTTTACAAGCGTCTTAACAGGCACTTCCCCACGAAAAAGGGGTTGCCCGGTGAACCGGATAACCCCCCAATCTGACATGCTTTTATTTGGTGCCGAGGGACGGAATTGAACCGCCGACACAGGGATTTTCAGAAACTACCTCTGAGCTTCCTAACCCCCTAAATTTTTTGTAACTTACTGTAGGTACATGGTTTCTATGTCCTACATATTTTCCGATTTTGTGCCATTTTGGCAGATTTTGGAATAAAAGTCCCACAAAAGTCCCACACGGAATTTCACTGACAAGATAATAAAGAGGCTTGACATTAATATTGTGTCAGGCCTTTCTTGGTGGCTCTCTGTTGCCTTGAGCCTCTCAACAATCCTATCCGATATCACAAGATTCTTGTTGACATTGATAAAAATGACGTAGTACAAAGCTCAATCAAAATCAATCTCATGCTAAAGCCAAACCCCGGGTAACCGGGGGACGGAAAGCAACGGGTCTTTCACTGGAAAGGCAGCCGGGCCGCCATGAGGGCAGAAATATCAAGCCGGATTGTCTTTCTTAAATAAGATGACCCGGTTTTTTTGTTTGGGGAAGGGGCAGGCGGAACTTGAAAAAAATTATCATTCCATCTTCGCGATAACTTTTTCAGCCAGATGCCTGTACGCCGGTTTAAAACCGGTCCGCAGTCTGCGAAACACAGCCGTATTTAACAATGTTGTAACTTCAGGGATGAAGATTTTTTGGTGATACGATTTTATCGTATCAAGCCGGGTAGAAGTTTGTGGAGAAGGCGGGGGTTCTGATATTTCCTTTTATATCAGCGCATTAATTTTAAAATCGCCGTTTGTTTTGTAAGAATCGGTCTATGAAAAAGAAGTGGCCGCGATACGCGCTGGCGCTTGGCCTGCTGCTGGGAATTGGGCTATTCGTATGGTTTTATCTTACGAAACAAGCCGATTCGTATACACTCCCTAAACAAATCCGGTACAGTTTCACCGTTCAGAATATCACCAATCAGGTGATCAAAGACGGCGTTCTGTCGGTCTACGCGCCGGTAAAGCAGACATCCGCCCAGTTATGCACGGCGATCGAAACCTCATATCCTCATGAACTGGTAGTCGACACCCTTGGCAATCAGATCCTGACGTTTTCCTTCAGCGAATATCCTCCTTTTGCGACGAAAATAATCACCATCAAGGCCGACCTGCTGTTTGCGGACAAGCCCGTCCGGCGGGCCGTCAGCAGGAAAGACCGCGACCTTTTTTTACAGCCGGAGAAGTATGTTGAATGCGATCAGCCGGCGATTGCGTCACAGGCGCGAGCGTTTAAAAACTGGCGCGCCCTCCGTACGGCGGAAAATGTGTTCAAGTGGGTTGCCGATAACATCCAGAGCGATGGTTATGTGCGCAATGAGAGAGGTGCGCTTTATGCCCTGACCGCTAAAAAGGGGGACTGCACCGAGTATATGGATCTGTTCACGGCCTTGTGCCGGGCGGCGAAGATTCCGACCCGAAGAGTCGGGGGATATGTTTGTCCCGGTAACGCCGTTCTTTCGGCTTCCGAATTTCATAACTGGGCCGAGTTTTATCATAGTCGTCGATGGTATCTGGCGGACCCGCAAAACCGGGTTTTCATGAAAAATGCCGAAAATTATGTCGCCATGAGAATTATAAGCGATGCCGTGGCAAATGATATGCAGGGCTCCAACCGCTTTCATGTACGGGGAGAAGGCCTGACCGTTAAAATGGATATGTAAGAGGACTTCTTACGATAAAACCACCATCATGGGGGAAGGGATGAGTACGATCAATCGATTGAAACAAGGGGTTTCCTTTCTGATAGCCGCTGTTTTCTGTGTAACGGGTGCCTGGACGACCATGGCCATGGCGGAAGGCTCCTACTGCGCCACGGTCAAGATTGAAATCCGGCAGGAATTAACCCTTGAGCGTCAGGCCTTTGACGCCCATATGCGCATCAACAACGGCCTGACGAACATTGCGCTTACCGATATCAATGTGGTTGTCTCTTTCACGGATGAAGAGGGGAATGTCGTTGAAGCCTCCAATGACCCCAGCAACACCACGGCCAGTTTTTTCATCAGGGCCGATTCCGGCAATATCGACGCCTATAATTCTTCTGACGACTGCTGGCCGGTAGACGATGTCGCTCCGGCCTCATCGTCCGATCTCCACTGGCTTATTATTCCCGCGCCGGGTTCGGCGGATGAGAATCCCGAGGGTAAACTGTATTATGTCGGCGCCAGACTGACCTATACCATGGGCGGCGAAGAACATGTCACCGAAGTCTCGCCGGATTATATTTTCGTCAAACCTTTGCCTTTGTTGATGCTGGATTATTTCTTATCCCAGAACGTATATGGAGATGATGCTTTTACTCCTGCAACAGAGCCGTCGGTGCCGTTTACCCTCGGGGTGCGGGTCAAAAATACGGGTCATAACACCGCTTATGATTTAGAAATAGATTCCGCCCAGCCGAAAATTATCGAGAATGAGCACAACCTCCTGATCGGATTTTCCATTATCGGCAGTGAGGTCAATGGCGTGACCACTGAAAACAGCCTGCTGGTTTCTTTCGGGGATGTGGCGCCCAATGAGGCCGCGGTCGGACGCTGGCAGATGATCTGCAGCCTGTCCGGTATCTTCACCGAATTCAGCGCCACGGTAACGCACGCCGATGAGCTTGGCGGACAATTGACCTCGATAATCGACGGCAATCCCCAGACCCATTTTCTTGTCCGGGACGTCCTGGTGGACCTGCCCGGCCGGGACGCAAACTGTGATTTTCTGGCAAAAGACGGCGATACCTTGCGGGTATATGAATCCGAGGCCGTAAGTTCCATATGGGATACCGTCGTTATTGATTATTCCGATGTCGCCACTTTTTCGGGGTCTGGTAATAACTATACTTTTTCTTTCAGCCCCGGAGCCAGTGAATTCGTATATGCCCGGGCAACGGACCCGTTCAGTGGGCAGAAAACCATCACGGAAGTCATCCGCGGTGATGGCAAACGGATAAAGGCAGCCAATGCCTGGCTCTCAAAAGAAAGAAAAGACCCGCCGTCCGCGGGTTGGGATTACTATATAAACGTCTTTGACGTCGCCTCTACCGGTGGATATACCGTCGTTTTTGGTACGGCCTCCGCAAATCAGCCGCCGGTTATCGATCTGGTGATGGCGCAGAACGGCGTCGAAGGTCAGTTGTTGTCATTTGATATCCAGGCCACCGA contains these protein-coding regions:
- a CDS encoding transglutaminase domain-containing protein, whose amino-acid sequence is MKKKWPRYALALGLLLGIGLFVWFYLTKQADSYTLPKQIRYSFTVQNITNQVIKDGVLSVYAPVKQTSAQLCTAIETSYPHELVVDTLGNQILTFSFSEYPPFATKIITIKADLLFADKPVRRAVSRKDRDLFLQPEKYVECDQPAIASQARAFKNWRALRTAENVFKWVADNIQSDGYVRNERGALYALTAKKGDCTEYMDLFTALCRAAKIPTRRVGGYVCPGNAVLSASEFHNWAEFYHSRRWYLADPQNRVFMKNAENYVAMRIISDAVANDMQGSNRFHVRGEGLTVKMDM
- a CDS encoding Ig-like domain-containing protein; translation: MSTINRLKQGVSFLIAAVFCVTGAWTTMAMAEGSYCATVKIEIRQELTLERQAFDAHMRINNGLTNIALTDINVVVSFTDEEGNVVEASNDPSNTTASFFIRADSGNIDAYNSSDDCWPVDDVAPASSSDLHWLIIPAPGSADENPEGKLYYVGARLTYTMGGEEHVTEVSPDYIFVKPLPLLMLDYFLSQNVYGDDAFTPATEPSVPFTLGVRVKNTGHNTAYDLEIDSAQPKIIENEHNLLIGFSIIGSEVNGVTTENSLLVSFGDVAPNEAAVGRWQMICSLSGIFTEFSATVTHADELGGQLTSIIDGNPQTHFLVRDVLVDLPGRDANCDFLAKDGDTLRVYESEAVSSIWDTVVIDYSDVATFSGSGNNYTFSFSPGASEFVYARATDPFSGQKTITEVIRGDGKRIKAANAWLSKERKDPPSAGWDYYINVFDVASTGGYTVVFGTASANQPPVIDLVMAQNGVEGQLLSFDIQATDPEGLMPHLSISNLPDGASFTDNGDGSGTFTWMPAPGQAGSYMLSFRASDDELITMQIVPVTISAGNDSDGDGMDDNWELEHFGNLDRDGSGD
- a CDS encoding pyridoxamine 5'-phosphate oxidase family protein; its protein translation is MAKMTERMRKLFETVPTAVLSTATGDGMPNAVPVGAKKVIDDETILISDQFFNKTLANLKANPRAAVSFWEGHEGYQLKGTVTIETSGPRYEEIARWIEDLGNKVGVPLKSKGVVILKIDEIYGLAPGPGAGKKLA
- a CDS encoding DUF4349 domain-containing protein, which codes for MKNFNVTFAVVICVCLGFVFTGCAKRQMFGTAPAAARAESMTRAMAPEQAADFRADRMMIWRASLTVEVYDIAEAVNKAVAIAEEFSGYVEYKSDSGEESASLRLRVPADRLKNAVGAVESLGKVKDRTMAGEDVTEQFIDVEARLKNRIELRDRLRQLLAKAVDVKDIVAIETELNRVQSDIDAMEGKIKSLKGQVDYATVNVTFQRQKILGPLGYLFKGLWWGIEKLFVIR
- a CDS encoding glycosyltransferase family 2 protein, producing the protein MPPSDNKIELSIVMPCLNEAETIAGCVEQARRYLSETGINGEIVVADNGSTDQSRAIAAAAGARVVEITEKGYGSALAGGITAAVGEWVIMGDADGSYDFSGLTPFIDKLRQGFDLVIGNRFEGGIFPQAMPFLHKYLGNPVLTGIGRLFFKAPVGDFHCGLRGFRKAAIAALDLRTTGMEFASEMIIKARLQNLRIVEVPTTLSPDGRSRKPHLRTWRDGWRHLRFMLIYSPKWLFFYPGLSLLAVGLALGAWLLPGPRTVAGVTLDIHTLLYCSAAVFIGFQSILFAAFYKIFALTENLQPPDPVFNRLFTVFTLERGLIAGCLLFLLGLAGSLYAVGVWESVSFGNLDPQQTLRLVVPSVLAMILGCQIVLSSFFLSILGINRK